One stretch of Ipomoea triloba cultivar NCNSP0323 chromosome 8, ASM357664v1 DNA includes these proteins:
- the LOC116026548 gene encoding protein ACCELERATED CELL DEATH 6-like, with the protein MKRISSLCSSQKAAAFPRFTDVENQPPNSKVTVESFMADLRMLHGAAKEGDWETAELILKRNLDYARQKITKAGETLLHVAVAAKRIEFVQKLVEMLDPIDLELRNDSKRTAFVYAIELGEKKMAEVMVEKNKKLLTINAYEDMTPLEVAALTKQNEMFSYLFKVTPDNKLSELGSPLMEATIQNDMYDMALQILEKDETLATSKLPCYNSFMSVLVRKPPPIIDEHHGGTWGNVLRAAVPAMEEKYLQRKKVGEVFEKICNLWLSLAEEELRGLIMKTEILHYAAMEGNAEFIAMVLRRKPVLSLVLNKKGQTMFHVAVSHRQERVFNLIYEMGPFKELIHQIVDEDGNNILHLTAMLGQTVGDNKNVKAKSELLEETQKILPRQLINVSGPALQLQREILWFREVKRVVPPTYCKMLNASGRTPEELFLKEHKSLIKEGEQWMRDTANSCMIVATLIATMVFAAAFTVPGGYDQVTGIPILIKPTTFTLFAISDALAMFSSIMAIIMFLAILTSRYRKHDFRVALPAKLLIGLTALFVSIVGMLVAFAAAFFLVYKREWEPKLVAGLAVVPFGSFLYLNWQLWFDSISSIFGSKSLFRPNKLMVYGGMDFQNH; encoded by the exons ATGAAGAGGATATCATCATTATGCAGTTCTCAGAAAGCTGCTGCGTTTCCTCGTTTCACTGACGTTGAAAATCAACCTCCTAACAGTAAAG TGACCGTAGAAAGCTTCATGGCTGACCTTAGAATGCTTCACGGCGCAGCCAAGGAAGGCGACTGGGAGACTgcagagcttattttgaaacgcaaCCTAGACTATGCTCGTCAGAAGATTACCAAAGCTGGGGAAACACTTCTCCACGTCGCTGTTGCGGCGAAGAGGATCGAATTCGTACAGAAGCTGGTGGAAATGCTGGATCCGATTGATTTGGAACTCAGAAATGACAGTAAACGCACTGCTTTCGTGTATGCCATTGAGTTGGGAGAAAAGAAAATGGCAGAGGTGATGGTGGAGAAGAACAAGAAGCTGCTGACCATCAATGCTTATGAAGACATGACTCCCCTGGAAGTGGCAGCTCTGACGAAGCAAAACGAAATGTTTTCGTACCTTTTCAAGGTCACACCTGACAACAAACTGAGTGAATTGGGTAGCCCCCTCATGGAAGCCACTATTCAGAATGATATGTATG ACATGGCATTACAAATCCTAGAAAAGGATGAAACTTTAGCCACTTCCAAGCTTCCATGCTACAATTCATTCATGAGTGTTCTAGTCCGGAAACCGCCCCCCATAATCGACGAACATCACGGTGGAACATGGGGAAATGTTCTTCGTGCAGCTGTTCCCGCGATGGAGGAGAAGTATTTGCAGAGGAAGAAAGTTGGGGAAGTGTTTGAGAAGATCTGCAACTTGTGGCTTAGTTTAGCAGAGGAAGAATTGAGAGGCCTCATTATGAAAACAGAAATACTTCACTATGCTGCTATGGAGGGGAATGCAGAGTTCATAGCCATGGTTCTTAGGAGGAAACCTGTGCTTTCTCTGGTGCTCAACAAGAAGGGTCAGACGATGTTTCATGTCGCGGTGTCGCATCGCCAAGAAAGAGTGTTTAATCTTATATATGAGATGGGGCCCTTCAAGGAATTGATCCATCAAATTGTGGATGAAGATGGGAACAACATTTTACATTTGACTGCAATGTTGGGGCAGACAGTAGGAGACAATAAGAATGTTAAG GCTAAATCTGAGCTACTGGAAGAGACTCAGAAGATTTTGCCAAGACAGCTTATCAACGTATCTGGACCAGCACTGCAGTTGCAGCGAGAAATCTTGTGGTTTAGG GAGGTGAAGAGGGTTGTGCCACCAACCTATTGCAAGATGCTAAACGCAAGCGGAAGAACCCCAGAGGAGCTCTTCTTGAAAGAGCACAAATCACTAATCAAGGAGGGCGAGCAATGGATGAGGGACACCGCGAATTCCTGCATGATCGTCGCCACTTTAATCGCCACCATGGTGTTCGCGGCGGCCTTCACCGTCCCCGGCGGCTACGACCAAGTCACCGGCATCCCAATCCTCATAAAACCCACCACATTCACCCTCTTCGCCATCTCCGACGCCCTCGCCATGTTCTCCTCCATCATGGCCATCATCATGTTCCTCGCCATCCTCACCTCCCGCTACCGAAAACACGACTTCCGCGTCGCCTTGCCGGCGAAGCTGCTGATCGGACTCACGGCGCTGTTCGTGTCGATTGTTGGGATGCTGGTGGCGTTCGCGGCGGCGTTCTTTTTGGTGTATAAGAGGGAGTGGGAGCCGAAGCTCGTGGCTGGTCTCGCCGTTGTGCCGTTTGGTTCGTTTCTGTATTTAAATTGGCAGCTGTGGTTTGATTCCATTAGTTCTATATTTGGATCTAAGTCTCTGTTTAGACCAAACAAGTTGATGGTTTACGGTGGAATGGATTTTCAAAATCACTGA
- the LOC116026569 gene encoding lecithin-cholesterol acyltransferase-like 1 — MNSPDIALIAMISTAMMLYTCQATTNLHPLILIPGNGGNQLEARLTSKYKPTSLWCKWYPIKKDGDGWFRLWFDSSVLLSPLTKCFSERMMLYYDSDLDDYYNAPGVETRVPNFGSTQSLLYLDPNLKHISAYMAPLVESLEQLGYEDGKNMFGAPYDFRYGLAAKGHPSQVGSKFLDDLKNLIETASDSNGGQPVILVSHSLGGLFALQLLDRNPISWRRKYIKHLVALSAPWGGAVDEMLTLASGNTLGVPLVDPLQVREEQRSSESNMWLLPSPAVFGDTKPLVVTPRAEYTAGDISQFLADIGFSDGVSRYESRVLPLVERVAAPPGVPVTCIFGSGVETAETLVYGEGGFDKQPEIVYGDGDGTVNMVSLTALQWQWGNDTQQEVEVIKIPGVSHMSMVKDNGAIDRILEEISCINSNITSSTTLISTS, encoded by the exons ATGAACTCCCCGGACATCGCCCTCATCGCCATGATCTCAACGGCTATGATGCTGTACACGTGTCAAGCCACCACAAACCTCCACCCTCTGATCCTGATACCAGGCAACGGCGGGAACCAGCTAGAAGCAAGGCTGACTTCAAAGTACAAGCCTACAAGCTTGTGGTGCAAGTGGTACCCAATCAAGAAAGATGGCGATGGTTGGTTTAGGCTGTGGTTTGATTCAAGTGTCCTCTTGTCTCCCCTCACCAAGTGTTTCAGTGAGAGGATGATGCTTTACTATGACTCTGACTTGGATGATTACTATAATGCCCCTGGGGTTGAAACTCGAGTGCCCAACTTTGGCTCCACTCAGTCACTTCTCTACCTTGATCCTAATCTCAA GCACATTTCAGCATACATGGCACCACTAGTGGAGTCATTGGAGCAATTAGGGTACGAGGATGGCAAGAACATGTTTGGAGCACCCTATGATTTCCGGTATGGTTTGGCTGCAAAAGGGCATCCAAGTCAGGTAGGATCCAAATTCCTCGACGATCTCAAGAATCTAATAGAAACCGCCAGCGATTCAAACGGTGGGCAGCCTGTAATCCTCGTATCCCACAGCCTAGGCGGCCTCTTCGCCCTACAATTGCTCGACCGGAACCCCATTTCTTGGCGCAGAAAATACATCAAACACTTGGTGGCCCTCTCCGCCCCATGGGGCGGCGCCGTCGACGAAATGCTGACGTTGGCGTCGGGGAACACGCTCGGGGTGCCGCTGGTCGACCCTTTGCAG GTGAGAGAGGAACAGCGGAGCTCGGAGAGCAACATGTGGTTGCTGCCGTCGCCGGCGGTCTTCGGCGACACAAAACCGCTCGTCGTCACGCCACGCGCCGAGTACACAGCGGGTGACATCTCCCAGTTCCTAGCGGACATTGGGTTTTCCGACGGCGTCTCGCGCTACGAATCGCGCGTGTTGCCTCTGGTGGAGCGGGTTGCCGCGCCGCCGGGAGTGCCGGTCACGTGCATATTCGGGAGCGGGGTTGAGACGGCGGAGACGCTGGTTTATGGGGAGGGTGGATTCGATAAGCAGCCGGAGATTGTGTACGGAGACGGCGACGGAACGGTGAATATGGTGAGCTTGACGGCACTTCAGTGGCAATGGGGAAATGATACCCAACAAGAGGTTGAAGTGATCAAGATTCCCGGGGTTTCTCATATGTCAATGGTTAAAGATAATGGTGCAATTGATAGAATTCTTGAAGAAATTTCTTGTATCAATTCTAATATTACTAGTTCTACCACCCTCATTTCAACAAGTTGA